A stretch of DNA from Arachis hypogaea cultivar Tifrunner chromosome 19, arahy.Tifrunner.gnm2.J5K5, whole genome shotgun sequence:
ACTGATAACTGGCAACCTGAATTCAAATATAAAACACTATTCATTTgccttcataaaaattttgaagtcaGACATCTATTATTGTTCTGTCAGATTCAAGATCCATACCTCTATGGTATTTTCATGAAATTCTTTGTGAACCCTTCTTAGATGTGATTTGGGCAGCTGGAGATAGAAATTCAGCTCATAAATTAGTTTCACATCCAACAGATAACATAATTCAAATCTTGATAGTTGAACATGCAGCAAAAATTTATAAGAGAATAATGTAAAACTAGCTACCAAGCTCGTTTCAATGAATTCCACAGTAGAGCCTAGAAACCAATTAAGAATAACAGGTAATTAAATTATTCTTCTCCCTATAGTGAATAGGAGACATCCGTTGGAAATTATGCACTGTACTTCATTGTGTTTAAAACATGATCAACATGATAAAGTCcaattgattaaaaattaaatttttaaatgaccATCTACTTAAACAAGATTGAGTATAATCCCATACCGCTGCATTATAGGCAGCAGCCTTCACGCCAAACTTGCATAGATACTTTGCAATTTTCAGCGTTTCTTTTCTCGTTGGTACATATATGATTGCCGGTCCTTGCTCCAAAGGACCTTTAAGTAATTTCAGACTTCCTTCTGGTTCCTTGGGTGGATAATCTATCTCAGATAACTCCCAGTCCTTCGAAGGAGATTGTGCACAAAATTCACCACAAGTAactgcattaataaattaaaaaaaaaaaaaaaaaaaacaaattgagAGTCACAAATGTTCAATGAGATTGAAGTTCTTCACCACTGGCACTGAAATTGCTTTCAGTTTTATGCTAAATATGAACAATAACTCCAAAGTAAAAAAATGGCCAGAAAGTGTAATACCATCCCAATCATCCACGCTTTGACAGTCATCGTTGTCATTTTCCAGAAACTCGACAGACAACTCTTTTCCCTTTACAAGATTGTCTGTGTTTCCTGAGCGCATTACATTAACATCTCTGCCACCATAATTATCATGGTTGTCATCCACATCATAAGGAGAAACATCATCATTATTAGAGATTCTACCAGCACCAGAGCTGCTGGAAACATCATCCGAGTCCTTTGAGATGAaagactttttatttttattggaatTTAGCTTGCTACCATATACTTTAATCAATTCATGAAAATCTTTCTCGTAAAAGGCTTGTGAAGTTCCACTATGCTTTACCTGTTTGAAGCCACAATGAATCTTAAGTATATATAGACTATAGTAACAAGTTATAAGCGGATGCTCGCATGAAAGTTATAAACATAAAACTCACCATGAAGCGTAAATTAGATTGAAAGAAAGATGTAAGCACAACAATTGTTTCCTTTGACATGCGtaatgattttaaaatatcttcttgAACTCTGTGTGTAGCTGTAGCTGTCAAGGCCATCAAAGGTATGTCAAATTCCAGGAATTTAAGTTTGCTGGTACCGAAATTTTCCCTCAGCACAGATAATCGGCTGAAACAAGTGAAAGACATTTTATGTATAGGTCATACTTCTGACAGCAGAATAAAGGCatttaagaaatcatgaaggtATGCAGGAAACAAAGAACAAACGTGACGATTAAGATAATCAGTCAAATTAATCTAACAATTGATCATTGATCTTTAATCTTTGTTTCTATCCAATTCATTTCCAGCATAGAGaatcctaaaataaaaataaataaataaaagaagcagCAAACAGAGGATACCTATAGTCTGGACGGAAATCATGACCCCATTTGGAAACACAATGCACCTCATCAATTGCAAACAATGCAATACCATGACTTTCTGCAAGCTTCTGCAGCGGTTGTATTAGTCTACATGGGATTGCATTGCAATTAGAACATAATAAAGAATGAAAAGACAAACAAAAATGAAGACTTCAACAGATACTTAATGAGCTTCTCAAAGACCCCAAACATATATTATGCTGTACATGCCTCTCATTGCTTTCTTTTCAACAGTATTGTCAGGTTGCCCAGACCCAAGAAAGCAAGCGCTGACTCCATGTCTTGCTAGCTTTAAGCATTGATCATGCATCAAGCTTATTAATGGCGATATCACAACCACCACTTTCCCAGTTAACAATGCAGGAACCTGAAAGCACAATGATTTCCCTGCAAAAACATCCCCATAAATGCAAGTACAACATAGAAATTTAGCAAGCAACACAGAAGGGACAGTTAGAGCTAAAGAATGAACCAGATCCTGTTGCAGCAAGGACAAGGCAGTCCTTATGAGCTGCCCATGCGTTCAGCGCTTCCTTCTGAAAACTCTTCAAACACAAAATCCCAAAATGCTTCTGTAAGAGACCACCAACTCTCGTCTACCAATCAGACATAACAACCAAATTTTCCATTGGACCAGTTACAATTTGCCCCGGCACCACGGTCACATCATCAGGCATTTCAGAGATAGGCTCATCGTGCTCATTCACCATTTCTAGATCAACAATTGCCACATCATGTATCTTATCATTGGAATGAAAATGGTCTAATATGCTCGACTGCCGAACTTGGCTGGTCGAGGACAAAGCTTTTCTCTTGAGAGCTTTTCCATGAGGAGCACGAAATTTTGAAGGCTGCATGGTGGTAGTGGAAGCTTTGGAGCTAGTTGTAGCTCTACCACTACCACTACCAGCCGTCAAGATATGCTCCACAACATTGGGAATAGACAAACCAACTGTTTTGATGGCTTCTACAATGCTGGAATACTCAAAACCCATTTCAAGCATTTCCACAAGCACTTGGTCGAAGGATAAGTTACTGGCACCCATTTCATACCCTGGGAATAGCAAGCATTAACAAACTTGTGTAgcgaataaaaaattgaaaaatagaagTAAATGGGAAGTAATTAGAGATGAAAAAGATCCGATCTTCACAAGAATTGACATGAAATGGCATTATGAATTTTCTGCTGCGCTTGGTGATGGCAAACGCAAAAGACGAAAACTTGGGCACAGGGGCCACATTGAATAAAGGAAACAGCAGAACGGAGAAAAGTAATGcatgaaattgaaggaattgagGTCAGTGAAGTTACCTGAAGAAATTATCTTCTGAATTCTTCGTCAGGAACCGCGCCAAATGGTATTTTGCATTGTTCTGAAAATTGGATCGGACCGGACGGTCGAACCGGGACCCGGTAATAAAAACGGTTCGAACTGCTGTCAATAACAGCTAATTAAAGAATCGTTCGAAAACCGTCAGTCGAAAACCGGCCGGTTGGACTGGGCCGATGACCGGCCGGTTTTAAAAAAACGGCAccgttttatgtttaaaaaaaaaaaaaaaaaaccaaaagccAGTTGTGACCCCCTCCCTCTGACTCCCTCTCCCCCGCTTCCCCAATCGTGCAAAGTAAATCCCTCTTTGAAGCAAagcaaagcaaaatcaaaacGGCAAAACCCTAGTCTTAGGTTCCTTGTCGCCGCCGTTCCGGGTTCTCGGCGCCTCCGCTTCTGCCTCTTCCCCCTGTCCGGAACCCAGGTAGCTCGGCACGTCGTTCACTGGCTTCTCTGTTCGTGGCTTGGAGCAGCTCGCCGTTTGCCGTCGTCTCACCTCTCGCCGGTCACCGTCCGTGTCTCCGTCGAAGGTGAGTGGCCGTGCTTTGCTTCTTCATTTTAATTTTGCTCTGGTTACTGATGACTCTGTTTAATTTCTGAATGCTCggttcttcttctcccttttaatttctgaaatttttgttaaataatgttgctaatgttcttcttcttccttgttaatgctttgtttaatttagtgtcatcAATGTTGAGTCTGTTTCAGTGTTTTGAATGTCTGATGCTctaatttgtgatttttgaatctgaaattaattaaataattgattgTGTTGTTGAAACTTGAAATTATTGGTTAAAATGGATTTGTTATGCTGCtgttgctattttttaatttttgagtatGATGTTTCTGAATTTTTGTTGAAATAGTTATTAATTTCAGGGTTTAGAGTGAATTTGTTGGTGATATTTAACTTTTGTTGctgcttcttttttatttttggcccTGTTAAGTTGTTACATTTAAGCTTATGCATTGGCCTATTTATCTTCACTTGCAATTAGACTTTGATGATGATTTCTTGCCCAGAATTAAGTTTCTAGCATTTTGTCTTCCCATCGTTCAAAAGATAAATATGCAAGAATCATGTACTAATAAAAAACTCAATgtcttttaaattagaaaaatgctAAATTAAACAAAGCATCCCAATCAATATCAATTTATACCATCTCTTGATTCTTCTACTCAACACGGTGAGCAAATCTGCAACAAATTTTTGtaaattttgatgattgataaattcATATGTTGGcaatttgatatttaatatttgatatttttttatattatttaatttgagtttgtattttgataaggtcatatatatttaaatttaaaaaatattttaatatttatattagattataattatattttaaaatatttatttataatttatttattattttattttaaaataattttttgaattaaattattaattagattgattgaaccaataaattaataaactaataattaaaacgGTTTGATAATCGGTCCAATTTTCTGAACCTTGCATCAAAGTGAAATTAgaattggatttttatttttaatttttgagagTGAGGAGAAAAATCAGGAACTATATTTTCTCGCACCTCTAAATATCAGGAATCTGACCCACACCGTCCCTCAAAACCCTAGTATTCTATATAAACGGCTCACCAcctctcttctcctcctccgaGTCTCTCACCACTCTCTACTTcccataattataataaaattgttCTGATCGTATTCGATTTCTTTGTTCGTAGATCAATCAACAACTGCAACCATGTTGGTTTACCAGGATCTTCTTACAGGTGAAATTTcaccttctttcttttttaattttgtttcctcTGCTATGGTTTGTTGTAGTTCTTATGAATCCACTTTCGTCAAAATTGATACGCTAGGTTCCTAGATCAATTTATTTGGACACATTGTTTTCATATAACTTGCAATTTGTATTCAGATTTATTCATGCATCCAACAATATACCAAATTTTGAGGGTGATAGTCAAACCGGAACCGGGATTTAATTGTGTTGTTTTTCATGGATAAGATTTTCCGTGATTCAGATTTTAGCAGCTTtgattgtgattttttttcttaattaacaaaaataatgttATTTGTTCCGTTTCTCTGGGG
This window harbors:
- the LOC140173102 gene encoding ATP-dependent DNA helicase Q-like SIM; this encodes MGASNLSFDQVLVEMLEMGFEYSSIVEAIKTVGLSIPNVVEHILTAGSGSGRATTSSKASTTTMQPSKFRAPHGKALKRKALSSTSQVRQSSILDHFHSNDKIHDVAIVDLEMVNEHDEPISEMPDDVTVVPGQIVTGPMENLVVMSDW